DNA from Desulfitobacterium chlororespirans DSM 11544:
TCTTTCAGGCTCTGTTTCCCCAATCCCGCTATACCATTTTAGGGGATATCAAACAAACCATCGGGAAGCAGGAAGATCTTTCTCTCTACGACCGGGCAAGACAAATATTCGGCAAGCAGCACTCAGCCCTGGTAACCTTGGATAAAAGCTTCCGCTGCACCAAGGAGATCTTAGAGTACAGCACCAGGTTTCTCGAGCCAAGCTTTAAACTCAACAGCTTCAGCAGAAAAGGCGATCCTCCGGTCGTCCTGACCGCTCCCGATCAAGAAGCTCTCGATCAGCTGATCATCGCGGAGATCAACTCTTGCCGGGAAAAGGGATACCCATCCATCGGGTTAATCTGCAAAACTGAGCACGACGCCGGCTCTCTGTACGAGCGGCTGAAGGATCAGGTTCCTCTTCAGTTGATCAGAAATGACGTTCAGATGGAGCTGAAAGGAGTATTCGCCATCCCCGTCTATTTATCAAAAGGCCTGGAGTTTGACGCTGTACTCGTCTGCGATGCCGATCGAGATCATTATGACAGCGAAGATGACAAAAATCTTCTCTACATCGCCTGCACCAGAGCCCTGCACCGGCTCAACCTGTTTTACACCGGGGATATCAGCCCCCTGCTGTAAGGCAAAGTTTTTTAGATAAAGCACCTGGCGCTGCCCGCAGGGCATGCGTACAAAGGAAGACCTGCCTCAAGAGAGCAGGTCTTCCCCATTATTTTAATCCTTTACTGATTAACGATTATTGATTACTGATTGGCAGCTGCATACATTTCCGCAGCTATGCAAAGGTAGTAGCAAAGCCCCAGCTGCTGGCTTTCCAGCATACCGCGATGAAAATCATCCTCCAGAAAGAATCTGGCCTGAGCGACAAAGGTTTGGGCATCGATAGAATGTCCATGGTCCTTTAAAAAGGCCAAATGCTCCTGTATCTTTTTTTGCAGCCTGGGATCATTCCCTTTCCAGCCGGCCTGCAGGGCCTCAGCCAGGAAATCCAGAAACTGCTTGGCTTCAGCGGCACTATCGTTCATTTCCTCGGCTTGCTCAGTCTCTACTTTGGGCAGCTCATACCCATAGTGATCCTTAAGGTATTGACTTTGCTCCGCCAGAGCGGTATTCCAGGCGTCGGCGTTAAGTCCCTGAAACATTGCTGATTTTTCCATAACTTCTCCTTTCTTGGTGAGGACAATCGACTCGCCAATGGTCTTCAGCAAACAATCCAGTCTCTGCCTGCGCGCTATAAGCAGTTCCTGCTGTTTGGTCAGACACATTATTCGACCCGGTTGATCCTCCAGGGCTTTTTGGATATCGCTGAGGGAAAAATCAAGCTCACGGTAGAACAAGATCTGTTGTAAACGCTCCAATTCCTCCGCCCCATAGAGACGATAGCCGGCATCCGTGATCTCACAGGGCTTCAGCAATCCTATTTTGTGATAGTGATGGAGGGTTTTGACCGTAACTCCCGCCAATTCTGCGACTTCTTTAACCGTGTACAGCATCATTCTTCACCTCGCGTTAAGCATAAGCCCTCCTCCAAGGTAAGAGTCAAGGCTTTTTCCTACTGTCTTAGCATTAAAATCGGCTGTTTTGAAAAATGAGGAAGCCTGCTTCGCCATTTTAAAACAACCGATTTTTAACACAGGATATACTCTACCCCCTGATCTCCTGCAATAACTTCTTCCCCTTTTCCGTGAGTAAGGGATAGAGCACCGCCCAGGCATACTGTTGAAATGTGGCCGGCTGCCCAACCTTTTGCTTTAACTCACCAAAGGGTATCCAATAAATGCAGGCCAGCAGCAGGGAATCGATGGTTTGTTCATACTGGCCAGGAAACTGCTCGTCAAGGAGCACTCCATCTTTATTAAAGACAGCAAAGGCCTGCCTGAACAATTTGATGTTGGTTTGATAGACCTTGCTTTGCTGTTCCCGTATTTTGGGGGATACTTGAGCAAGCTGGGCATGGTGCCAGAAATAAAAGGCATTGTCTTTCACCATCGTTTGAAGATGCATAAACAGAGCGTTCATTTCGCCCAGTGATTGCGGAACTTGAGGAGGCCGGTACTGACCGGACATTTCATCAAGGATCGCTTCAATAATGTCTTCTTTCTTTTTAAAATGATAGGTCAGATTGCCTTTGCTGATTCCCATGACGCCTGAAATATCGCGCAGAGATACGGCATTGAAGCCCCGTTGATTAAATAAGTCCTTCGCTGTTTTCAGTATTTCCTGTTTTGTGCTGTTTTCCATCATGACTGCTCCTATAACTACTCCCATAATTACTCCAATGACTATTCAATAGCTATTCCCTAAGTATTCCTCAACTACTCTTTGGCAATCCCCGCATCCGGTACTTGCTTAAGCTGCAGCCCGGTCATGATGCGCATTTCCCTCGCTGCAAACAGGATAACCAAAACTACCGCAATGCCGTCCGCCAGAGGCCCTGCCCATAAAACGCCCTTGATTCCCCAAAAGATGGGCAGAATCAGCAGCAGGGGCATCAAGAGCAAAACCTGCCGCACCAGGGACATCCAAAAACCAATCCTGGCTTTGCCAATCGAAGAAAAGAAGGTTGAGGTGACCGGCTGGATTCCGTTGGCGAAGGTCATAAACAGGTAGATATGCATGTACTGGACGGCAAAATCATAAAACAAAGGGTTGGTGGACCCGAAAATGCTCAATATAGGGCGGGGGAAGATCTGGATGCACAAAAAGGCGATGACCGAAACAATCGTGGCATAGGAAACCGCCAGCTTATAAGCTTCTTTGACCCGGTCATACCGTTTTCTGCCATAATTATAACTAAATATGGGTTGGCAGCCAAGGGATATACCTATAACCACCGACATGAGGAAAGCCATAACCTTGATCACGGCTCCCGCCGAGGCCAGGGTTACTTCGCTTCCGTATATGGATTGGGCGCCATAATACCGCAAGGCATTGCTTTGAACAATCTGCACTGCCACCGCTGCCAAATGGGTGAAAAATGCAGCAGAGCCCAAGGCGCAAACCCCTTTGATCACAGCACCCTGCAGCTGCATACCTTCTCTCTTTAAAGAAACAGACTTGAATTTTACGCGCAGATAGTAAATGGCCACCGCGCTGGACAGCATTTGCCCCAGGGTCGTAGCCAAAGCAACGCCCCCAATACCCATCTCCAACCCAAATAGAAACACAGGTGCAGCGATCAGATTAAAGATCACCCCTGATAGTACGACCAACATGGAAAAGGACGGGCTGCCATCGGCCCGGATCAGGTAAGATGCTCCCACCGCCAGAACTCCAAAAGGAATACCGATGTTGGTGATCAGAGTATAGGGTATAGCATACGTCATAATCGCCTCGGTGGCTCCAAAGGTATACAGCAAAGGCCGTAGGAAAACCGTCGCACCGATACCGACCGCCAAACCGCTGACCACCATTAAAACAAGGGCATTGCCAATGGTTTGCCTTGCTTCCTCCGGCTTGCCCTGGCCCATATAAAGGCCGAACTTCGCCGCGCCCCCCATTCCAAACAAGGCGGAAAGTGCGGTAATCAGGATCGCCAGCGGAAAAGCCACATTGGTGGCCGCTATGCCCAGATCCCCTACACTCCAGCCGATATAGACCTGAGCAATGAGATTATACACCTGATTGGTCATAGCACTAATGATCGCCGGAAGCGCAAATTTCCAGATCATGCCGGGGATTGGCTGCGTACCCAACATGTTGTTCCCTTGATTCGTTTTGACGGATGACATGCCGCCACCTCCATTAGCCCAATCGTACTAATCTTAATGTAGTCCATCCATCCTAATCCGTCAAGGAGCAGTGAAAAATTTCCTATTCCGGCTTCTGCTCTCCACCCTGCCCTGCCGGGAAAAAATCCTTCAGATAGCGGTCCAGCAGTTTTAAGCCGGGACTGGCCGGCGGGGCATATTTGTGGGTGATCTTATAGTGAACGATGGGCGGGGGCGGATCAGAGATTTCCTGGATGACACACTGACCGGATTGAACGAACCTCCCGGCAATGCTCCGGGGGGCAAGCGCCCATTGCCGGGAATCCTGCAGCAGGGCAAAGATCAGTCCCATGCCGTCGATTTGAATGCGGGGAGGCTCAAGGGGATCCCACCAACGGTCATGCCAGCTCTGGTAAGCTGAGCCCCAGCCCCGGTTGTGAATATACAGCTCGTCTTCCCCGTGCAGATCACTGGGGGCAACCCGCTTGACCGCGCTGTTTTCAGGGGTTGACAGCCTGACCAGAACCATCTCATCCTGAAAAAAAGGTTCCACGGCGACATTCGGTACAATCAGTTCCCTGCGCACAAAAGCGGCGTCGATTTCCCGGCGCTCCAATGCGGTATAAAGATCTTTGGAATGCTGGGTGCGGATTTGCAGCCGGAGGGGCGGCGTGTGCCGGCTTAAAGCCTGGTACAAGGAAGGCAGCAGATAGGTGTTCAGACTGTGGGACCCACCCAGAGCCAGGCTGATTTGCGGTCCGTTGGCCTGGAGCAGCTCCGTTTCCCGGATCAGGGCCCGCCAGCGTTCGGCTATAGCGACAAAATTTTCACCGAAAGGGGTGAGGGCAATGGCGGGAAGGCCTTTGCCCCGTTGCACCAAAGACGTTCCCAGCTCCTGCTCCAGGGTTTTCAGCCGGTAACTGACGGTGGATTGGGTTAAATGCAAAAATTCAGCAGCTTTACTTAAGCTGTGGGTCTGAACGATCGCCAAAAAGGCTTCGATTCCTAAAAGATACATGGCCTTCCTCCCCTGTAATATTCAAATTTTAGATATTATATGGCGAAATGATTCGTTTTACAAGGGGTCTTTCGATATTTAGAATAAAACTATAGATAAAATGCCTTGCGCTGAGGGGGGCGGAAATTTGCAACCGACTATAAATGATCATCAGGTGCAGCTAAGTGAAAAAAGTAACGGGATCCATCACGAAAAATACTTAACCCGGCGGACCTTGCTGATCGGGAACCTGGCTCATTTTCTCCATGACGGGTTCACCGACATGCTTTATGTTTTCTTCCCGGTTTGGCAGGCCCAATGGTCATTGTCCTTTACCCAAATCGGCTTGTTTAAAACCTTGGTTTCCGGTTCCATGGGCCTTTTTCAAATCCCTTCCGGACTGATAGCCCAGCGGGTGGGACGCATCAGGGTTTTGCTGGCGGGGACCGCCGTGACCGGCCTGGCCGTGCTGCTGTTCGGGTGGGTCACCCAGCCCTGGCTTTTAGGGCTGCTCCTGATCCTGTCCGGCGTAGGTTCCAGCGTGCAGCATCCCATATCCTCTGCTTTGATCTCCGACGCCTATACCGAGGTTAAAGGGCGGCGGCGGGCTTTGAGCGCTTTAAATTTTACCGGAGACATCGGCAAGTTGGTTTTCCCTGCAGCAGCAGCCTTTTTGATTTCCTGTTTTCAATGGCCAACCGCCAGCCGTTTGCTGGCAGCCTGCGGCTTTTTGCTCCTCTTGATCCTGGCCCTGGCGGCAAAGGGACTCGGTCCCACTACCATCTCGCCAGCCCCAGAGAATAAGCCGGCTGCCCACAAACTCCTCCTGGGCTGGAAAGGCTATCAGGCTTTCTGGTCCCTGGCGGCCATCGGCGTTATCGACGGGGCAACCCGGATGGCCTTCCTGACCTTTCTCCCCTTTCTTTTGCAGGAAAAGGGGGCCGGGGTAAATACCATCGGTTTCGCTCTCGCCCTTATTTTTGCCGGAGGCGCTACCGGCAAGCTGGTCTGCGGCATCCTGGCCACCCGGGTCGGCATCCTGCGGTCGGTGATCATTACGGAAAGCCTGACGGCACTCTGTATCAGCGGGATGATGGTCCTTTCTCTGGGCCGCGCCCTGCTCCTGGCCCCCCTGCTCGGGCTTGCCTTAAACGGCACATCTTCCGTACTGTACGGGAGCGTACCCGAACTGGTACCCGAGAAACAGCGGGCCCAGGCTTTTTCCGTTTTTTACACGGCCGTCCTGGGCTCCGGAGCCATCGTTCCCTCGGTCTACGGCTTAATCAGCGACTTTATGAGCCTCCAATGGACCGTGACGATTATTGCCCTGGGGGCTCTGGCCACCCTCCCCCTGACCCTGCCGCTGCGGGGGAGGTTCCAATGAGGGTTTAGGCCACAGCTTTTCTATAGACATTGACTGCCCAGATGAGGGTGATTCCCAGTAAAGGTATCATCACCCCAAAAGCCCAAAGAACTTTCCCATCCCAAATTGTGCCGCCGGCCAGGACGCGGGAAGCTTCCACCACATAATACAAGGGGTTCAGATGAGCCAGAACCTGCAGCCAGGCCGGTCCAAAGGAAATAGGCAGCAAAACTCCTGCCAGCAGGGTTATGGGAAGCTGCAATCCTGTGACCACAGCGGCTATGGTACCAATATCCTTGGCTACAAGCCCTAAGCTGCTGCTTGCGGCAGATACCACCGCTGTCAGCAGGCAGAGCAGCACCAGCAGTACGGCAAGCCCGCCGGCGTGAATATGAAATCCGGCAAAGCTGGCAACGCTGATCACGATCAGGGCCGGCAGCAAAAAGGTAATGATGTCTTTCAGCACATTTCCCATCAGCAGGGAAAAGCGGCTGACCGGTGAAACCCTGAAGCGCTCGATAACCCCTGTCTTCAGTTCATGATTGATTATCCAGCCTATACCGGTCCCGCTGCTTAAGGCAAACAAAGCCAGCAAGCCGGGTACGAAAGCATCGGCGACACCTGCACCCCCAACTGTGGGAAGCCCGCCCAGAAGAGGTGCAAACAGAGCAAGATACAGCAAGGGGGTTGTCAGCCCCATAAACAGCCAAATGGGCGAGCGGATTTGTTCCAAAAGCCTCCGCCGGCAAAGCAGTCCTGTTTCAAGAGCGGTTTTCATGCTATGTCCTCCTTTGCATCACGCAACAGTCTTCCCGTTTGTTTAAGAAATACATCATCCAGGGACGGCGTGGCTATGCTGACCGATTGGGTTTGGACACCTGCGGCCTCCAGCATGGCGAAGATGGGAGGCAGAACCTGCGCTCCGTTCCTGGCATAAAGATAGATGTTTTCCCCTTCAAGGCGGATTTCATGGATAAAACTCTCCTTGTCAAACAGTTCCTTTACTTGTTGGGTCCGACCGCTGGCAAGACGAATTTGAATAACGTCGCCGGAAATTTGCTCCTTGAGTTCCTGGGGGGTACCCTCGGCCACGATGCTTCCGCAATCCATAATGGCAAGCCGGTCGCTTAAAGCATCCGCTTCATCCAGATAATGAGTCGTCAGGAAGATCGTCGTGCCCCCTTCTTTCAGTTTGCGGATTTGCTCCCAAAGATTGGCACGGTTCTGCGGGTCAAGCCCCGTTGTCGGTTCATCAAGGAACAGTACTTCCGGCCGGTTGATCATGCCCAAGGCGATTTCCAGCCGGCGCCTTTGCCCTCCGGAATAGGTCCTTACCACCCGATCCGCCAGCTCGACTAATTCAAATACGGCAAGCAATTCCTCGGTACGTTGTTCAGCATCGTGCCGCTTCATTCCGTATAGCTGCCCGGCCAGGATCAGGTTTTCGCGCCCCGTTGCTTCCCAGTCCGCCCCGCCCAGCTGGCTGACATAACCAATATGGCGCCGCACTTCCTGGGGCCGACCCACAAGGTCATACCCGCAAATGGCCCCTTTACCTTCATCAATCGGCAGGAGTGTTGTAAGCATACGCAGGGTTGTGGTTTTTCCCGCTCCGTTAGGACCGAGAAAGCCAAAAATCTCACCGCGCTTCACCCCAAGGGTGAGACCACGCACCGCTTCCACTTTGATTATCCTGCCTTTTGCTTTGACCGAAAAACTCTTTCTCAAGTCCGTAATTTCAATAGCATTGGACATGCAATCACTCCCTCATCGCCAAAATAATTTTTTCTCAGGTATTCAACATCATCGGTAATCAACTACGTTGAATACTGCTATATAATAACATAGAGTAGCCGGTCATTCAAGAGGTCAGACAATTCTCCTAAGCTTTCGCGATAATCTGTGACCCCCCGACCTGCGCTGCGCCTTCCTCTATTCTCCTGATCCCCCGACTCGGGACCAAAATCAATTTTAATATTATGTTAATGATTAATAATAATTCGTTAAGATTTTACTGCTATAATTTAATTAGTCGAACTTTTCACAATATGAAATGACCCACACTGCGAGCAGAGAAAGGAGGCCATGTTCAGCTTATTTTGAAATAATTTTCACTATATAATAATTTAAAGGAGGCCTAACAGTATGGATTTGATCGATCGAATCACCAATGCTAAATTAAGTCGACGCTCCTTCATTCTAGCCAGTGCCGCCGCCACCGCCGGTCTGTCTCTTACCGGCTGCGGCAGTAGCTTAACCCAGGCCACCGCCGATCAAGCCGCCGGCAAAGAAGGCAAATGGCTCACCGCCGCCTGCTGGCATAACTGCGGCGGACGATGTCTTAACAAGGCCTATGTGGTGGATGGGGTGGTCATCCGGCAAAAAACCGACGACACCCACCCGGACAGCCCGGACTATCCGCAACAACGGGCCTGCGTGCGGGGACGCTCCCAACGGCAGCAAGTCTTTGGCGCCGATCGCTTGAAATACCCGATGAAGAGAAAAAACTGGGAACCGGGCGGGGGCAAGAAAGAACTCCGGGGCCGGGATGAATGGGTCAGAATCTCCTGGGATGAAGCCCTGGACTCCATTGCCGGCGAAATTAAACGCATCAAGTCCGAACAAGGCAATCGCGCTTTCTTCGCCGACGGCGGCCCCGCTGCCAAAGTTTTGGCCCTCTATGGCGGCTATGTAGCCAATTGGGGGACAACATCACTGGGTTCATGGACTTATACCCCGGGTCCCGTCGGTTTCAGCGGCTCCAGCGGTGACAGCATCAATGACAGACTGGATATGCGCAATTGCGATACTGTGATTATGTTTAACATGAATCCTGCCTGGAGCTCCGCCGGTAATCCGGTCTATCATTTCCTTCAGGTTAAAAAAGCCGGAGCCGATTTTATCGCCATTGATCCCTTCTATAATGATTCTTACGGCCTGCTGGAAGCCGATTGGATTCCCACCCGGCCGGCTACGGATACAGCTCTGATGATTGGGGTGGCCCACACGTTAATCGTCGAGGATGATCCCGTCAAAAATCCCTTAATCGACTGGGATTTCCTCAAAAAATATACCATAGGCTTTGACGCCGACTCCATGCCCCCAGGCACCGATGCCAAGGACAACTTCAAAGACTATGTTCTCGGCACCTATAACGGTGTCCCCAAAAATGCGGAATGGGCCTCCGAAATCAGCGGCGTCGCCCCGGACAGAATCCGCTATCTGGCCCGGGCCATGAACAAAAACAAAAAAGTAGCCCTCCTCTATGCCTGGTCTGCCGGAAGAACACAAAATGCCGACAACTTGCCGCAAATGGCGATGATTCTCGGGGCCATGACAGGCCATATGGGGAAATCAGGGCATATGTGCGGAGTGAGCTGCCACAGCGGTGCCGCTAACGGTGGTGATACCTTAGTCAGTCCGGGTAAAAATGGGCTGCCCAATGTAGACAATCCTGTCAAGGACAGTATCAACCATACCGAAATGTGGCGGGCCATCGTGGCTGGTAAATACAATTTTACAGGCAACAAAAAATTCCTGAAGGGCGAAATGAAAGATATCGACATCCGCCTCATCTATCATGATAATAATGCCCGGCTTCAATCTGCCGACGGCATGACCAAAGGGATCGAAGCCCATCGCCAGGTGGATTTGGTCGTCAGCCACGGTCAGTTTCTCACCACCAATGCCAAGTATTCCGATTTTGTCCTCCCCGTCACCACGGAATGGGAAAAAATCGGCGGTTTTTTGACCGGTAATCGTGAAATGTTGATCATGTATTCCCAAATCACCGAGCCTCTCTACGAGGCCCAAAGTGATGAATGGATTGCCAGGGAACTGGCCAAGCGCCTGGGTGTGGATGCTTCTAAAGCCTTTCCCATCGACGCCAAACAGCAGTTCTTCAACCAAATTGCCGGCAGTACCGTTGTCCTGGCCGACGGTAAAACAGTGGCTCCCCTGGTCACCATTACGGAAGAGGACATTGCCCAGTGGGGTGCCCAGGGCAAACCACAGCAAGGCCAGATCAGCCTCAAGGAATTCCAGGAAAAAGGACTCTACCAGATCGAGAGAAAACCGGACGACAACTACGGCTATATCGCCTTCCAGGATTTCTGCGAAGATCCTGAGGCCCATCCCCGTTCTTCCGCCAGCGGTAAATTCGAATTCTATTCCCAGGTGTTGGCCGATACCGTCAACGGTATGGGCTATAGTAAAATCAAGCCCATACCCACCCATATTCCCCCTGTGGAAGGCTATGAAGCAACCTTTAAAGACTGGCAAACTAAAGCCAAAGGGGACTATCCTTACCAGGTGATCAATCCCCACTACCTCCGCCGCTCCCACACCGTCTTCGATAATGTGCAGTGGCTCAGAGAAACCTGGCCCAATCCGGTCTACATCAGCACCCAGGATGCCAAGGAAAAAGGGCTCGCCGATGGGGATACGGTCTTACTAACCAGCCAGCACGGCAAAACCCTGCGCACCGCCTGCCTTACCGACCGCTTTATGCCCGGCGTCATTGGCCTGCCCCATGGCTCCTGGGTCGATATGGATGAGAAAACCGGCATCGATACCGGAGGCGCGGATAATATTCTCTGCGGCCCTGTCTCCACCGGCCAAGGGGTCTCCGGCTGGAACAGCTGTATCTGCAGCATGGAGAAGTTCACCGGCGCCGCCCTGATCGCCGATGTGCAAAAACCCCAGCGGATTATTCTCTAAGAAAGGAGCGTGAAGGATCATGAGTCAATACGGATTCTATTTTGATATGACCTCTTGCATCGGCTGCCGCACCTGTCAGGTGTCCTGCAAGGATAAAAACGATCTGAACGTGGGAACGATCTTCCGCCAGGTCAAAGCGTTTGAAACAGGTTCCTATCCGAAACCAGGAATTTTTCACTATTCCGGCACCTGCAATCACTGCGAAAACCCCAAATGTGTCGAGGGCTGCCCCACCCAAGCCCTGCACAAGCTGGAAAACGGCATTGTGGATCATGATAAAGCCAAGTGCATCGGCTGCCGCTACTGTACCTGGAACTGTCCTTACGGGGTCCCCCAATTCATCCCCGAACTGGGGCAAATCAGCAAATGCAATATGTGCAAGGATCTCATCGAAGCAGGAGAAAACCCTGTCTGCGTGGATGCCTGCCCCATGCGCGCCTTAGAGTGGGGAGACTTAGAGGAGCTCCGAGCCAAGCATGGGGACAGTGTTCAGGAACTACCCTTCCTGCCTGCTGCGGCGGTCACCAAGCCCGCTCTGCTGATTCAAGCCAAAAACAACGCCAAGCAAAATGATTTCAAAGCAAAGGAGATCTAACTATGGGAGAAACCAGTTTATTGATCTTTTCCTCCTGCATGCAAGCTGCCATTGGGATCATGTTCTTTATCACGATCAGCAAGCAGCTTTATCAAGATAAGACCTTCAAAATGGCTTCCTATGCTGCCGCAGGGTTGAGTCTCGTCGGCATTCTGGCCTCCCTGCTGCATCTGGGCCGACCCCTGGCTTTCTTAAATTCCCTCTCTCATCTGGGCACCTCCTGGTTAAGCAATGAAGCCCTTTTATGCGGCTTCTTCGCCGGCATCGCTGTTCTCTATGCCCTGGTGCAGCACTTTAAGCCTGACAACGCCGGCCTGGATCTGCTCCTGCGCTGGGGAGGCAGTCTGGTCGGTCTGGTTGCCGTCTTCTCCATGGGGAAACTCTATTCCACCACCACGGTGACCGTCTGGCAAGGGGCCAATACCTTCATCGATTTCTATACCACGACCCTTGCCATCGGCGCTCTGCTCTTTATCGTCACCAGCCTCAAGGAACTGCACAATGTGGATAAAAAGATCTACGGAGCCATTGTCTTAGCTGCGGTGATCTTCCAGGCCGCTTCTGCCGTTCCCCACGCTTTAAGCTTAGGCAAGGCGGGTATGGCTGCCCAAGCCAGTGCCGCGATTTTAAGCGGCATGACCATGGTCATCGCTCTCAAATGGCTGCTTATTCTGGGGGGAGCAATTCTTCTCTTCTGGCCCTCCAAGCAAGGATCCGGCAGCGGCTTTAAAGCCGGCCATGTTTATCTGGCCTGTGCTCTCTTGGTCTTTGGCGAACTGATTGGGCGGTATGTCTTTTATGCAGCGCTTGTGACCACAACCATCGGCATTACCTGACTATTATGTCAAAGCCTTTTGGGGGGAAGGGGCGGTCGCCCCTTCCCCCTTAGCGTCTCCAGACCTCTATTTTTCTCATCTCACCCAGCAGCCCAAACTTCAAACTTTCCTATTGATGCAACTGTTGGTTATTCTTGTCCTAGGCTGACGACTCTCACAGTGAGACAAAAACTCTCCTTGACTTGCCCTGAATTGCATTGTTTCAGGTGCCTGCTCAAAGGAGAGTTTTATTGTTCGTACTTATTAAAAATAAGCATTACACTTCCTGCAAATAGTTCCGCATACTGCTCACCCCGGTGGCTACCGTGGAGAGATTGTGCAGCAGCGCCGAGCTGC
Protein-coding regions in this window:
- a CDS encoding MerR family transcriptional regulator, which codes for MMLYTVKEVAELAGVTVKTLHHYHKIGLLKPCEITDAGYRLYGAEELERLQQILFYRELDFSLSDIQKALEDQPGRIMCLTKQQELLIARRQRLDCLLKTIGESIVLTKKGEVMEKSAMFQGLNADAWNTALAEQSQYLKDHYGYELPKVETEQAEEMNDSAAEAKQFLDFLAEALQAGWKGNDPRLQKKIQEHLAFLKDHGHSIDAQTFVAQARFFLEDDFHRGMLESQQLGLCYYLCIAAEMYAAANQ
- a CDS encoding TetR/AcrR family transcriptional regulator translates to MGVVIGAVMMENSTKQEILKTAKDLFNQRGFNAVSLRDISGVMGISKGNLTYHFKKKEDIIEAILDEMSGQYRPPQVPQSLGEMNALFMHLQTMVKDNAFYFWHHAQLAQVSPKIREQQSKVYQTNIKLFRQAFAVFNKDGVLLDEQFPGQYEQTIDSLLLACIYWIPFGELKQKVGQPATFQQYAWAVLYPLLTEKGKKLLQEIRG
- a CDS encoding MATE family efflux transporter, with product MSSVKTNQGNNMLGTQPIPGMIWKFALPAIISAMTNQVYNLIAQVYIGWSVGDLGIAATNVAFPLAILITALSALFGMGGAAKFGLYMGQGKPEEARQTIGNALVLMVVSGLAVGIGATVFLRPLLYTFGATEAIMTYAIPYTLITNIGIPFGVLAVGASYLIRADGSPSFSMLVVLSGVIFNLIAAPVFLFGLEMGIGGVALATTLGQMLSSAVAIYYLRVKFKSVSLKREGMQLQGAVIKGVCALGSAAFFTHLAAVAVQIVQSNALRYYGAQSIYGSEVTLASAGAVIKVMAFLMSVVIGISLGCQPIFSYNYGRKRYDRVKEAYKLAVSYATIVSVIAFLCIQIFPRPILSIFGSTNPLFYDFAVQYMHIYLFMTFANGIQPVTSTFFSSIGKARIGFWMSLVRQVLLLMPLLLILPIFWGIKGVLWAGPLADGIAVVLVILFAAREMRIMTGLQLKQVPDAGIAKE
- a CDS encoding LysR family transcriptional regulator, producing MYLLGIEAFLAIVQTHSLSKAAEFLHLTQSTVSYRLKTLEQELGTSLVQRGKGLPAIALTPFGENFVAIAERWRALIRETELLQANGPQISLALGGSHSLNTYLLPSLYQALSRHTPPLRLQIRTQHSKDLYTALERREIDAAFVRRELIVPNVAVEPFFQDEMVLVRLSTPENSAVKRVAPSDLHGEDELYIHNRGWGSAYQSWHDRWWDPLEPPRIQIDGMGLIFALLQDSRQWALAPRSIAGRFVQSGQCVIQEISDPPPPIVHYKITHKYAPPASPGLKLLDRYLKDFFPAGQGGEQKPE
- a CDS encoding MFS transporter is translated as MQPTINDHQVQLSEKSNGIHHEKYLTRRTLLIGNLAHFLHDGFTDMLYVFFPVWQAQWSLSFTQIGLFKTLVSGSMGLFQIPSGLIAQRVGRIRVLLAGTAVTGLAVLLFGWVTQPWLLGLLLILSGVGSSVQHPISSALISDAYTEVKGRRRALSALNFTGDIGKLVFPAAAAFLISCFQWPTASRLLAACGFLLLLILALAAKGLGPTTISPAPENKPAAHKLLLGWKGYQAFWSLAAIGVIDGATRMAFLTFLPFLLQEKGAGVNTIGFALALIFAGGATGKLVCGILATRVGILRSVIITESLTALCISGMMVLSLGRALLLAPLLGLALNGTSSVLYGSVPELVPEKQRAQAFSVFYTAVLGSGAIVPSVYGLISDFMSLQWTVTIIALGALATLPLTLPLRGRFQ
- a CDS encoding ABC transporter permease produces the protein MKTALETGLLCRRRLLEQIRSPIWLFMGLTTPLLYLALFAPLLGGLPTVGGAGVADAFVPGLLALFALSSGTGIGWIINHELKTGVIERFRVSPVSRFSLLMGNVLKDIITFLLPALIVISVASFAGFHIHAGGLAVLLVLLCLLTAVVSAASSSLGLVAKDIGTIAAVVTGLQLPITLLAGVLLPISFGPAWLQVLAHLNPLYYVVEASRVLAGGTIWDGKVLWAFGVMIPLLGITLIWAVNVYRKAVA
- a CDS encoding ATP-binding cassette domain-containing protein — translated: MSNAIEITDLRKSFSVKAKGRIIKVEAVRGLTLGVKRGEIFGFLGPNGAGKTTTLRMLTTLLPIDEGKGAICGYDLVGRPQEVRRHIGYVSQLGGADWEATGRENLILAGQLYGMKRHDAEQRTEELLAVFELVELADRVVRTYSGGQRRRLEIALGMINRPEVLFLDEPTTGLDPQNRANLWEQIRKLKEGGTTIFLTTHYLDEADALSDRLAIMDCGSIVAEGTPQELKEQISGDVIQIRLASGRTQQVKELFDKESFIHEIRLEGENIYLYARNGAQVLPPIFAMLEAAGVQTQSVSIATPSLDDVFLKQTGRLLRDAKEDIA